The Halomonas sp. KG2 genome segment AACGTCCACGCGACTGCGGCGGATCATTGCAAAGGACGTGGCGCTATCGAATACGCTAGCCCCCGCGCGGGTGGTGATATACGCGCCGCCGGAGTCAATCATGTCGATATCGAGCGCTTCACCTTCTTGGCGCGGGCGGCAGCCCAGCACGCCGTTTTCGGAATGCACCAGGACATTCATGTCATCGGGCAGGTAGTGGAACAGCCGTGTCGGCAGCCCGATCCCCAGGTTGACGATCTGGCCGTCGATGACTTCACGGGCGGCGCGGGCCAACATACGCTGCTGATCAGAGAGCATGGGGGCGAACTCCTTGCTGGCTGGAGGCACGGGCAACCTGCACCACATGACTGACAAAGGCGCAAGGCGTATGAATGGTGTCGATAGGCAAGTCGCCGGGTTGGTCGATACGGTAGGTTTGGGCAATCACTCGCTCGGCGGCCATGGCCATTAAGGGGTTGAAATTGCTGGCCGTGGCGCGATAGATCAGGTTGCCGTAGCGGTCGGCTCGCTCGGCATGAATTAGCGCAACATCAGCCTGTAAGGCAGGCTCAATCGCCCAGGCGCAACCTTCCACACTGATTTCCTGACGGCCTTGGGCAATTTCCGTACCGATGCCGATATCGGTAAGAAAGCCGCCATGGCCAACGCCTGCACAGCGAATTTTTTCAGCCAGCAGCCCCTGCGGATGAAAAATGACCTCCATCTCGCCAGCATTCATGGCGTCAATGGCTGTTCGATTGAGGCCTAAGTGAGAGGTAATCAAGCGCTTTACACGGCCTGCCTCAATGAGCTTGCCGATACCGATCCCAGGTTCATTGGCATCGTTTTTAATCAGCGTCAGGTTGCGTTGACCGCTGGCGAGCAGGGCGTCGAGCAACGCAAAGGGCGTGCCCGGCGAGCCAAAGCCGCCGACCATGATGGTCGCACCATCGGGAATCTCGGCGATAGCCGCGTCAATATCACAGCATTTTTGGTTTAGCAGCGTCATGGTGTTTAGCGCTCCCGGGAGAGTTGTGGGTGCAAATCAGCGGCGCTAAGCGCTTGATCAAAACGTGCCATGGCATGCGCTAAGCGTTCCAGCAGAGTGTCGACTTCCTCGGGCTGAATAGTCAGCGGCGGGCAGACCAGGAAATGATCACCGGCCACGCCATCCAGAGTGCGGCGAGGGTAGATCAGCAGGCCCTCCTGTTTGGCCAATGCGGTGATCTGGGCGAAACGGTTTTGCTCGGCAGGGAAAGGCTGGCGCGATTCGCCATCAGCAACCAGTTCGACGCCCCATAACAGGCCAGCGCCGCGCACATGACCGACCCAGTCGTAGCGCTCGGCAAGCCTGCGCAACCCAGCTTCCAGCTGCGCGCCACGTTGGCGGGTATTTTCCAGCAAATCTTCGCGCACAATGGCCTCGAGCACGGCCAGGCCGGTGGCGCAGGCCAGCGGGTTGCCAGCATAAGTGTGGCCGTGTTGGAAACCGCCGCTGGCCATGACTGTTTCGACGATAGCGCTGCGGGCGAGCATCGCGCCAATGGGGTAGTAGCCCGCGCCCAGTCCCTTAGCGGTGACCAGGATGTCCGGCACCACATCGTAATGCTGGCAGGCAAACCAAGTGCCAGTTCGACCCACGCCGGTGAGTACTTCATCGGCAATCAGCAAGCAGCCGAATTCATCGCATAAGGCACGAATGCCTTGCAGATAGCGTTTGCCTAACAGTCGTGCACCGGTACTGGCACCGCCGATTGGCTCGATGACAAAACCAATTAGTGAGTCAGGACCAGCGGCTTCCATGGCGGCGCGGGTCTCTGCCAGGATGCGGTCAACGTGGGTGTCATCATCACACGCCTGATGACGATAGAAATCCGGCCCCGGCACTTTGATGGACGCATGGGTCATGCTGGTGAAAGGCGCTTCCAGCGGCTGATAGCCGGTCATGCCCAGTGCCCCCATGGTGCTGCCATGATAAGACGGACGCAGCGATACAAAGCGCTGGCGCTGAGGCTGACCAAGGGCGAAAAAGTATTGCCTTGCCAGCTTGAGGGCCGACTCCACCGCCTCGGAACCGCTGGAAATGAAAAACACCTTGCCGAGTTCACCCTCAAATAGCTCGACTAGCCGATGGCCAAGCGCAACGGCGGGAGCGCTTTCAAACTGAGTGCGATAGGTGAAGGCCACCTTATCCATCTGGGCGAGCATGGCGTCACGAATATCCTGTCGACCATGACCAAGGTTGCAGGAAATAGCCCCGGAGCAGCCATCCAGATAATCCTTGCCCTGGGTATCCCAGAGCATAACGCCATCAGCGTGGCTGACTTCCGGCAGGGCAGGACCTGCCTGGTAGAACAGCGGAGAGTCGGTCATCACGTTTTCCGTTTTTTATGGTGTGGTGAAAAATCTCCCTTGCAGTCTAGGTAGGCTTGTTACTATATTTCAATATATGATCGTTTTTCGAATATCAATGAGTAAAAGTCATGCCTGAGGTCACCATTAACTCGTTGAAAGCATTAGCAACTTTCAAGACGCTATATGAAGTGGGTAGCGCTTCAGGGACGGCACGCCTGCTTGGCATGACGCAATCGGGAGTGAGTCGTTCGCTGGCGCAGCTTGAAGAGAACCTGGGGATCCAGCTCTTTCTACGTGAAAAAAACCGCTTGCTAGCAACGCCTGAGGCACGCGAGCTGTACGATGAGATTCTCAGGCTGATGGGCAATATTGAAGAGCTGCGCCATAGTGTGTTGGCGCTTAAGGAGTTCGGCACATCACGCTTGAGAATCGCCGCTATTCCCGGGCTATGTTTTGGCTTTGTGCCCCAGGTAGTCGCTGCGTTACTAGCTGAAAACAGCCGGATAAGTATTAGTCTGGATATGATGTCGAGCCACGATGTGCAAACAGCGGTGGAATCAAGCCATGCGGATATCGGCTTTATCACATTGCCAGCGACGTCTCCTCAACTCTTAACAGAAACACTGCTGGTGACAGAAGCCGTGGCGCTGGTGCCTGACAAGCTTGAGCTAGCCACGCGCGAGGTGGTTGAAGTCAGTGATTTGCGTGGTCAACATTTAGTGATCAGTAACCAGCCAAGTGTCAGCACGAATCCACTGCTGGAACTTGTCGCCGAGCACGGGGTTAAAATTTCAGGTAAAACGGAAGCTAATATCGGCACGATTAGCGCGTTGGTAGCTAATGAGGTCGGTGTCACGGTAATGAACCCGATTACTGCGCAAGACCAGCTGTCGCGCCATGATCATGTCAAGGTGCTGCCTTTTATGCCTGCGTTGTCGTTTGGTTTTGGCATTGTTTACCGCCCAGAATGGCATGAGTCTAAAGTGTTGGCGTCGCTTAAACACAAAGCGAAAGAGACACTAATGAATTACTAACGTTTACAAATCATTTCGTTCGATTAGCAGGTATAGTACAGACATAGGACGTAATGTCTTGGTTTAGGCTATGCCTGGGAGTGGCCAGGAATAACCCGAAGGTGACAGTTGCACTAGAATCGGGCAATCTAACGCCCTTTTTCGCCAGTGCTAATGGGCCAAGCTCATTAAATTTCAATCATCATTCAGCATGGAGTGCAGTGTGGCAGTTTACGGCGGTATTCAGGCGCATGAATTGGAACGCTGGTTAAATGCATTAACCAACGCGGCCTATGATCGACGCTGCCCACTTTCCAAAGTGCACGGTGGCAACGCCCGTGCTCGCACTGCTCGTCAGGACTTGCTGCATCTCGCCCAGGTTTTCCGTAGTGGTGAACGAATTCGCGATGACGTGGCCGCTAGCTTAAGCCGCTGGTGCCAGCACTATCTGACAGAAGCGGAATGGTATGTGCTAGTGGGCGGCCGCAAGCCCGTTGCCCAATCAAAGGCGTCATCCTCTGCTGCTGATGACGATGCGCTGGACGTACTTTATCAGCACCGGGTGGGTTAACCTGCTTCATCAAGCACTGTTACAATGGATAGATGAACAGTGCTCCTGTCGCGTCTGCGACTGCCTCCTTAGATGACCCTTTCTACTATCTGACGAACTTTCGTTACGTGTTGGCGTGGGTAGAAACCCGCCACTACGATCTATTAAGTGCTGCTGAGCGCGACGTTATTAGTTATTTTGAGACGTTACCCCAAGCCTCCCAGGCGCTATTGGTGCGCATGGTGATGCGTAAAGGGGAATTATTTCGTCTGGATAAACTGAGCTATGCGGAAATCGGTGACGCCGAGCAGGCCTTGGCGCCGTTGGTGGTGCTTGGCTGGGTAGACAATGCCCCGCAGTTAAGCAGCCGCGAGCTATTTCGCCTGTTGCGATTGAGTGAACTGCGCCAGGCATTGGCAGGCGAGATGGCCAGCGCAGGTCTAGCCCGCAACAGCACAAAAGCTGCGCTTCAAGCAGCATTGGCAGAGTCGCTAGAAGCGTCTGCCCCCCTTCAACAGTGGTGGCCAACAGCGGCGACGCAGATTGTGCGGCTAACGGTGATGGCGCTTTGTGATCGACTTCGGCTGATGTTTTTCGGCAATCTGCGCCAGGACTGGGCTGAGTTTGTGCTAACGGAGCTGGGCCTGCAGCGCTTTGAGCAGGTACCGTTTACCGCGGAGTCTCGCGCGTTCCAAAGCCGCAATGAAGTGACTACTTACTTAACGCTTCATCGCTTGCGCGAACGCTTGGACGACGGCGAGCTGCCGCAAGCACTTTCCATCGAGGTACCTCCAGCTTCCAGCAACCGTTGGTTAGCTTCTCGGCGGGCGCGGTTGCTGCTTGCCATAGGGCGCGAGGCCGAGCGCGGCGGCGACGCAGAGTTAGCGTTAACACTTTACGCTGACGCCAATAACAGCGATGCGCGTATTCGCAGGTTGCGCGTGTTAGAGCGTCTGGGCCGTTATTCAGATGCTTATGAGCTCACGGTCAGTGCGCTGGGCGCGCAGCCAAATGAAGCCGAGAGCCAAGCGCTCATGCGGCTGCTGCCGCGTTTAGCACGCAAATTACCCCAACAGGTTGATCATTCTGCTTGGGCTGATCAA includes the following:
- a CDS encoding CoA transferase subunit A, with translation MTLLNQKCCDIDAAIAEIPDGATIMVGGFGSPGTPFALLDALLASGQRNLTLIKNDANEPGIGIGKLIEAGRVKRLITSHLGLNRTAIDAMNAGEMEVIFHPQGLLAEKIRCAGVGHGGFLTDIGIGTEIAQGRQEISVEGCAWAIEPALQADVALIHAERADRYGNLIYRATASNFNPLMAMAAERVIAQTYRIDQPGDLPIDTIHTPCAFVSHVVQVARASSQQGVRPHAL
- a CDS encoding aspartate aminotransferase family protein, which produces MTDSPLFYQAGPALPEVSHADGVMLWDTQGKDYLDGCSGAISCNLGHGRQDIRDAMLAQMDKVAFTYRTQFESAPAVALGHRLVELFEGELGKVFFISSGSEAVESALKLARQYFFALGQPQRQRFVSLRPSYHGSTMGALGMTGYQPLEAPFTSMTHASIKVPGPDFYRHQACDDDTHVDRILAETRAAMEAAGPDSLIGFVIEPIGGASTGARLLGKRYLQGIRALCDEFGCLLIADEVLTGVGRTGTWFACQHYDVVPDILVTAKGLGAGYYPIGAMLARSAIVETVMASGGFQHGHTYAGNPLACATGLAVLEAIVREDLLENTRQRGAQLEAGLRRLAERYDWVGHVRGAGLLWGVELVADGESRQPFPAEQNRFAQITALAKQEGLLIYPRRTLDGVAGDHFLVCPPLTIQPEEVDTLLERLAHAMARFDQALSAADLHPQLSRER
- a CDS encoding LysR family transcriptional regulator; amino-acid sequence: MPEVTINSLKALATFKTLYEVGSASGTARLLGMTQSGVSRSLAQLEENLGIQLFLREKNRLLATPEARELYDEILRLMGNIEELRHSVLALKEFGTSRLRIAAIPGLCFGFVPQVVAALLAENSRISISLDMMSSHDVQTAVESSHADIGFITLPATSPQLLTETLLVTEAVALVPDKLELATREVVEVSDLRGQHLVISNQPSVSTNPLLELVAEHGVKISGKTEANIGTISALVANEVGVTVMNPITAQDQLSRHDHVKVLPFMPALSFGFGIVYRPEWHESKVLASLKHKAKETLMNY
- a CDS encoding VRR-NUC domain-containing protein; this encodes MNSAPVASATASLDDPFYYLTNFRYVLAWVETRHYDLLSAAERDVISYFETLPQASQALLVRMVMRKGELFRLDKLSYAEIGDAEQALAPLVVLGWVDNAPQLSSRELFRLLRLSELRQALAGEMASAGLARNSTKAALQAALAESLEASAPLQQWWPTAATQIVRLTVMALCDRLRLMFFGNLRQDWAEFVLTELGLQRFEQVPFTAESRAFQSRNEVTTYLTLHRLRERLDDGELPQALSIEVPPASSNRWLASRRARLLLAIGREAERGGDAELALTLYADANNSDARIRRLRVLERLGRYSDAYELTVSALGAQPNEAESQALMRLLPRLARKLPQQVDHSAWADQQAAQAPTYVLHLPGPQPVERAVADDMATPNAPVYYVENSLLTGLFGLLFWPAIFKPLPGAFFHPFHSGPADLYREDFVAQRQVEITACLAQLDDGRYQDTILRTWHAKQGIASPFVHWGIVSEELLMLALKCLPPAHLRACFMRLLDDLKHNRAGLPDLIQLMPDAPPGEPRYKMIEVKGPGDRLQDNQRRWIGFFCHHGMPVEVCHVRWQSASEAEEAQPEGPEREDAE